DNA sequence from the Dreissena polymorpha isolate Duluth1 chromosome 3, UMN_Dpol_1.0, whole genome shotgun sequence genome:
TTGAGTTGTTCGGTTTTTGTTCGAACATAATACATACTAGACTGGTAAAAGTAACATGTACGATACTGCTATACTTATTATATGAATTATTTGCGGGGATTCTTTGAAAGGTATTTTGGGATTGATTAGTTTGAAAAActacttaaatttaattaatgttaaataaaaatgattattcACCTTTAATCAACAGCAAAACTGAcatatttcaattgcaaaacaaCCTTTTATAAAGAGTTTATTAGTTTGTGTGCGATTTTAACCGAAAATAGTGTAGTGCAATAACAAACTGTGTATTTGAAACCATCGGAAAACGGGAAAAAGTAAATCTAAGAACTTAATACTTATTTTCAGATTGTGGAAGTCAGTTTTCAAGAATGATCTAGAAAATAGCCAGCGAATGAATAATATTCCCCATAGCGGATGAGAGGCAGTTCATATGAAATTATGCTGCACAATACGAAAGAACgatatgctttaaaataaaagattttgaaTATTTACGTACCATGCATCAAGTGTGTTTCGAAATTGCCTTGAAATATTTTGCGATGATGCGTAGAAGTACTCACGGTTATGTTACAGTTGAGCAGGATGTAAATGCTTACGAGATCGATACATCTTTTGATAGAACTGACTAATATAgaattatatttgtgtttggagATATAAAAAAACCCATCTCACATCGAACGGCTAAATGTGTTGATAGACGCGTCATTCAATCGGTATGCCCTAAACCTTTGCAGTGACCGTTCGAAGGAGTTCATACCCGCTGTaatcatgtttatgttttatgccgtgtcgtgtgtgtgaatgtcagagttaaTTTACAGGTCAttgctgcgtcttcacgactatcTTATGTGCTGACCTAACAAGTGTCGTTTGTATTGTCCTATAATATAAAGGCGCTTTGTCATTGCCTTAAACTAAAGACAAGCGTATTTCAATAAGAATATCTCTCCTGATAATCTGCGTGTAGTTTGTTTTCCCCTGTGTAATAAACGACTTAATGAGCATTTAATACGTATGTTATTTCAGTATCAAGATTTAAGTTGTATACCTTGTATATTGACCCATTTTCACTTAACTAAATGAAATGTCTGAATATTGTTAttgtatccatatatatatatatatatatatatatatatatatatatatatatatatatatatatatatatatatatatatatatatatatatatatatgaataagataGTTTAAAGAGTAAAATAGTTTGCATCTAGTTTACTTTCaacggtgaaaataacacattttcggaactactttttctatttttagattatcatattacgatttacttcaagatttgtatatattttgtatgatcacgagtgaaataaaaacgatattccatcgaatccaacacattttctttttattttatgcctttttcaccgtttatttacattgtcattttgtgtattgaaatgtattgaggcacgccacgggagaaagggtaacttttcagggaaagggaaacagctgttattTATTTGCTTGAAAAAGGACATACAAGAAACTGAAATGAACAAATATCGTCCATGTCATTGTTTGATTATCGCAATCTTAAACTAACATTTGAATTATGAACTAGGAATGTTATATAACATGAACTAACAATCTTATTTTGGAACCATACATCAAATAATGTTTACTTCAATGAACTTTGTCACCAACACGTTAACGTTGGTAATGAAACGTTAACAAGTACTTGAACAGGAAGAGTGTGTATCTCTGCCGAATGACTACACACATCATTAGTGTTTTCCCAACAGTATAGAGGTCTTGGGTTCATCAAGCCGTTTTCTGCTGTGGAGTAGAGCACCATTTGCGAATGaataaattaatacttattaGTCGTTTATTTTCTCGCACTATTTACTCTGATCTTATATTCTAGTTTTTGTTTGTCAGCGTTTTgtatgttttgaaaaaagtaattGGATCGGTAATACTCGCTTAAATGCGCCTTTAATTGACACGTCAAAGGTACGAGTAAATTTAGGACTCTTTCAATTTAGGCTGACATTTTTAACTTTGATTCTTTTCTTATTTCAGTCCAAGTGACAAAGTTAATATTGGGTGCAGTTACAACCGAAGAGGCGGTATACTCTTAGCATTTACGAACGGTGTGTCTGATGGCGTGGTCATGTGTGGAATAAACATGGAATATACTTGAATATAAAGCGCTTTATAATATATCAATGCTTGAACAACTGTATTTAAAAGGAAAATCATACCAAGGATTGGTACACGATTATTGTTGCTATTATGAATGACTAAAAACGAGGGATTAGAAAGGCATCAAATTCTAACCCGCGTCCATCTTTTAAACGTCAATAGGAACGCAGCTTCGataaaactgaaacaaattaaacatgtcgatgctttaagattttaaattgggTTGCGCATTCGGAAATCTGCATTTCCtaagttattgttttaaatgagcGTTATCCATAGATGTCTTTAATATGGCGTATATTGTCGCGAAATCAGTGAATGAAAAGCATCGATATAATAATACGAACAAATTGAATCTTAAAAATGCGCCTATTTGTTGCCTTCATTCCACGAACATTAACTTTCATtggcggcgactcgtatgtaatacgtttttttttcgcttatggaagGAGAAGTTACTTTACggatcaatatttatatttttgttgtcagaatatcttgcatagtggtgattttttgtgtaaattagtgtaaataagtactgcatgtgtgcctattacattaactACAACACTTATTGCCAATAATTCAtagctattttttttaatcaataactgatcacagggactgggctataataaaagatcacagggactgggcaaatacgcgaaccggtgaaactttctggttttgtataaaaacaaacataatcaaaatatattaattgtgtggtttttctaacaatagcgcagacttttgctgttcgagttttggttaacgcgtattttcttcaatttttcaaGACGACatcgattacacggtttattgctttattgataaccgttacactacagtcacttattaatatcttagttagaaggtgatttttcaagcggttccgtagtgtagtggttacacgctcgcttcacatgtgagaggcccaaggttccaGCCCCagtagaataaaattattttatttgtgttctatgttaactttttgttttgatgtagacattttagtttaaataaatgtgctgttttattgtaaccattttttattatgcccatgaaatatatgtgtgagaaaGTGGGGGGgtggttcgtaaacacattaaaactttcacagtgttttcatatcaatgagtactcaacccctatcgtaaatgagcaacgtaagaatcatctccccttgaagtggagaaaaatatgaaattacgcttacaagatgaagcagatttttttaaacgtacacagttctgttccattaatgaaaactgcacacggatgccagtaaaaaaaggaaaccaatgtaaataaaatgaactatgaaatatttgggggttacaacacaaaatcatagataatggttatttgggggttataacacaacatcattttttctattttgtttaaaataatcggccaatatattaatattaacagtagaaaaaaaaatcgttccatgtaacttcattgagtgccttttacactgaaatgcgctacgccctttgatgctttgcatcaatacttatcttgtattattCTGGAATACTAATTTATAGCTTAGATACGCCATACAAAAATGTAGCCTTAACATGATGCAAATCGATAATTTCGCAAAGTAAGTAAGTATTTAAACAAGCTGGTATTATTGACTGCATGTTGACTTCTTTGATgattattatgttgtttatacatGCACTACTTCACCTCTGTGCAGTAGACGCGTTTAATACAGGGCATATTACAGATATAACATTGCCATCCACTGAAACGACTTTAATTGTTCAACGTTAAATTTCCTTATATTACAAAGACACACGTTTAAATCTATCAAGGCATTATTGGAAAATTACTTTTCAGTAAATGAAGATTTGCCAATGTAAGCACTCAACTCACATAAAATTATGTAAGTTCTGGATACATAATACGTAGAAACCGTACCataattacataaaatatgtcactTCAAAAAGCTAGAAATGTGGATTAAGCCACCTTCTGTTCTTAGCGCCACCTCTTGTTCTTAGCTCCACCTCCTTGACATTGATTCCGTCTCTTTTGAAGaatgcaaaattatatatttcatcTACAACAAGCCAATGATTTTGTGCATGCAAACGTGTACGTGTTCTTAGCAATCGTTCGATGCCATTGGCGATTTATTTGGTTGGGAATCTGCTCTTTatacaggcaaaagacatcgatttgctggTTGAAACTTACCATGCAACAACTTATTAACGTTCTTACATTTCCAAATGGGttttgattgtatgtttctgtccAGTTGTGGTTGAATTCATTTCCGCCGATTCGCACTTTATTGCCCGATATTTCAAATAATGCGAACTATATGgaataaacatataaaacctcCTTTCCATGTAGACTTATCcgtgaattttaaataaaacatccgTTCGAGCTTTGGTTGTAACAGCAGATAAGTGTTTTTGTTCCAGTGGCTTGTTTCTTTCGGAATATATCTGTTGCAGCTCACGCATTAATCATTCAGAGTACttattgtttgtatttgtattttgcaaatgaaatagCTGATCAGTGTATAATTTCATTATATCAAAATCAAGTTTTtctatttctttaaacataatatatatcaaTCGTATATAAAAATACCATTTCAAAAGGCCTAGGTTAAAGAGTGGCTCCATTGGGTCTTCAACTCAGTGAATTGGACTGTGTTGGAATAATAACTTAcctaaaatatcaaacaaatatttaatccTTTAAAAGGATGAAACTAGGCTTTTAAGCCAATTGATGCTTAAACTAACTTGGTCAATGACCGGGTAAGAGTATACACGTGAAACGTGAAACAATATGAATTATAAAGTTAGGTCTAAGTACAGTCGTCGACCTACTCGCACAGTGAGAGAATCTGGTCTTTTTTTTCGAAGATAACGCTTTATCAGGTAAACACTAAAAGTTGTGAGGTAGTAAAATACACTTCAACTGAATATGACCTTTTTAACAGTTATAAAACCCGTATCAACAACATTTACCATTTTTATAACAGTAATTAATCACCTAGTTTACAGCCTTTTTTAATCGATTCATTTATTGCATTCGGTTTTTAAATTTCCGAATTTGACCATTCTGTGTAGGATTTGTTCGTTGCGCAAAAAAAAGAAGCTTCGTGGATAACGTGCAaatgtttatattgtgttatCGAATAAGGACTTTTTGTGCTAAGTTTACAGTCGATCGTTATCTGAGATGATCTATTCGCCGAATGAGTCTCTCCATTGTATTAACAAGAATGAAGTCATTTCTGATCTGTTTAGTAATactgtttatttttgtcaaaagAAATATGTTATTTTACAATGCTGTCATGttaaatcaaaacattttttaaagtacACACGTCGTTTCTAGTTAAAGACTAAAGTTCTTGTCAAATTATGACCACGTTTCAAAAGAGCTATAATGCATGATATCACTATAACGTTCACAAACAGAAATACGATTCCAAGTAgcacaaacaaaacataaagtcaAATAATACATAAAGCTATCTCACATGGATTTGGAAACAttagttatgaaaaatgacacGTAATAATAAAGAATATGCCAAACAGCAAAAACATGTAAGATGATGAATAACAATATACGTGTATTGATGATGTTTTAGATGCCAAGTGTGTAATGTAAAACACTATTACTTCAAAATCATTTCAATAGCTCATCAGTCTTGATTGAAACACTTataaaatgcccccccccctacTTATCTGGAAAGACATTTTTGTTACCATCTGCTagtctttttatttaaatgaacttAGCTATATAAAGTaactatataatttataaaacagtacCAATATAACACATGCTAAACGCTGGGGTACCGACGTGTAACTTTGAATGACAAGTTTTTAAAACATACCATCATAGAACACACTTTCTGGCTGTTAAGCGTTAACGTATTTGCTATTTCAGGTATATGTTTGTATACATGGTATGCATGCGCAAAAAAATGTTAACTCATTATGTTCAAGTTGAATATTGAACGAAAACATAGCTGAACAAGAACATATTAAATGACTCTTAGGATTAACCGCTAATCTTATTAATTGTAGTTTGTTATGTTACTTTATAAGACCCCAGGTAAAAGTCTACTTTTGACAACAGggttataatttgaacaaactcagTAGACCACCAGTAAGGGGTAACATAACATATACTCACATGTCCTTGTTGTTATAGAGAAGATATTCAAAGTCGTTCAGTTTCCTgtaagactgtataaataatgtGACCATTGGGCTTAAGCAAGTTTTGAACTGTTGAGTACCGTAGAAAACCAATTTTGACGTCATGGGCCTTCTTTGAACAACTATTGAATGCTTTATAAGGAACTATGTAAGacaataataatttgaataattttcccaatataaaaatatacaaagtTAATTCAGGAAGAAAAACTTATTTCAGAATGTGGGCCTTAATTAGTGACCATGAACCAGTTACTAAActgagataaaaaaaacaaatgcaacagtCACGAACTCACAAAACACATCAAACatacaaacatgattaaaaatgGAGTCGCCGCTTTGGAACTGTCATTACAATTCATAAGGCAtgatgaaatataatataaacaaaacgaGGATAAACTTAATCTCGTATTTGAATTATAGATTGTACATACATGACATCCTacagttaaatataaatacatataatatgtaAACCAAATGACCCCCGGGGGCGAGGCCTGTTTGAATCCAAggccataatttgaacaatctgtATAGAGGATCCCTATGTGATGCTCCATACCAAATAGTTGACAGCCGGGCCTTGCAGGAGATTTTGAAGGATGTTATTTTAATACCCTTTGTCTGGCTCGTGAGCTGGTTAGTTAAATGACCAGAACGATTTAAATTTTGATAAGAGTGTCAGCCAAATATAATTGCTGTGGGAATTCCTAAAACATTTTGCCGAGCAGTTCATTAAaagattaaaaatatttttaagaaaaagttgGCACACGCAAGCAATGACTTACTGACAGAAGGACTACGTCAATTATGATGATATTCCTTAGATCCAACTAGAAATGAAgtgtttacacatttttatgagcTCTTAACAATCGGGATGTATAATTATAATGCGATTTATATACAGctatatttcattttcattttcgcAAGATTCCATTATTTCTGTGTTGTTATTCGTTTAAACcatgttctttttttaaaaatctttatCTGCTGTCGATGTAAGTTTTCTTAAAAGACTTTCAAATATAAACTAATTGGCTTCTTTCAAGAAAATATACTATAAATGGTTGAGTGAtttcaaatttaatcaaataGTTAGAACATCAATGTCAACAAAAgatcacttaaaggggccttttcacgttttggtaaattgataaaattaaaataaaagttgtttcagattcgcaaattttagtttcagttatgatatttgtgaggaaacagtaatactgaacatttaccaagctctaaaatagccattatatgcatcttttgacgatttaaaacctgaaaattataaagcgttgcaacgcgaaacgattgaataatttgaagaattctgttgttgtcgttatattttgtcaaACTACGAGTATTGCTAAAAATGAAGCATAAAATACTTCATTGTATGAGGGCGGATGTATAAACTACTTCCTTCATTGTATGAGGACGGATGGTCGAGTCGTCTAAGTGGTTttcttttactccaggactccagaggtcagtggttcgagccctgctgagggtaacttttttatttatttttattttattcttgattttttactggagctttttagatccaatgtttacatttatcaatataaagcatttaatgacaagcttcaaaacatgccaaaatctgtgaaaaggcccctttaaaacaggGAAAAATCTTTCTTCGAAACCCATGAGTTCAACTTAATCTAGCACAAATCAATACATTTTCGTTTAGCATTGATTTTGTATTATCCTTCTTGCCCCAAACAATGCATTCAATCAAAAAATTATCTGACATTGCTCTTTTTCAAAccgctttattatttttgttaagaattattttatttaattataaaacatgatGCCGGGTGCTTTGTACATGTCATTTTCTGGTCTTTTTAAACGACTTTGAACATTCTTCTTGTCATCTAAAAGCAGCCTTCTGTTGAtaaattttggtttaaaacagGGTGCTACATATTTAAAcgaatatatttattgtttgaaacattCATGGATAAGAACAATCATTTGGAAAAAACGTGAGTATCTTCATTATCAAAAGTGTGTCCTTACGCTGTCCTACAATAATGTTGTCATTGCCGTTGCAATAGTAGACGCATCTCGGGAAATCCACTCCATCCGAACACGTAGCCAGAGTAATAAGGCGAGGTTCAAATTCCAGAACGGTGTTAAATTTTTCGTCGCAAATAAGGAGTTTTCCGGATCGTGTGAAATGTATTGCCGAAGGTCGTTGCGCATATCTGTGAAAACTTTGTGTAGCATTTTTCTTAACGCCATCTAAATTGATATATGACATGCTCCCAGTTGATCGGTTGACAACAAGTACCTGCGTCCCATTTGGTCTCATTGCGTATTTAAATTCTGTAAatagaaaaacttattttaagtaCTGAAAAATACTGTTATCATGTCAACCAAagttattttacacaaattaaactaATACAAAGTTTACCCTCTAACTTGAAAGTAACGCAACACCAAGTATTTGTGGTTGGAAtacatattaaattatgtaatacAAATGTTGTGATTAAAAAAGACATGGGTGCGATCATGAAATAATAATCAGACCGAAACGCAGAGTTTTTATTCTAAGACAGTCGCTTTGAGAACATAATAATCCAGCAAtacataaaatagtatataaattTGACGTTTACGTCATGCAAAAAAACATAACTCGCCTCTGTTTTCCATGCCAGAGTCATGTATCTTCGAAACCATTTGACCATGCATGGTGTATTGATATATAGCTGTACCAGACGAAATGTAcaaatgattttgaaagtaaattaGTCCTTGGCAAAAATGGTTGAAAGGCAACGCCTTGGTGGTTTCTATTTTCATTTCTTTCATGGAAATAAATCTCACTTCATGTGTGTCTGACTGATTCATTGCAACGGCAGCAGTTCCAGTATCAATGTTGCAAATATCTGATGGCTCGGAATTCAGGTCAAGGTGACTGATTACTTGGTATTTCATGTTTAACACCTTTACCTTCTTGTTGTTGGCATCCGCGAGCAGAATCAGCCCCTTAAGTTCACATACACCCGTTATATCGCACATATTTTCATCACTTGCGATTCTTACATTTTTCAGTTCCTTGACTCGAACGCTTCCTAAATCGCTCATTTTGTTTACAGAGTTCAAAAGATCATTATTCGgtaaatacaataatttaacaTTAGGGTCATTTTCCAGTAATTTCATGTGTTGTTCAATCTTTGAGAGTTTATTTAAGCCATGCAGCTGTGTTATGAAAGCTTGCATATCGTTCAAACTTGTAATTTCACCAAGAACCTCTCTCAATGATTTTAACTCCTCAATTGCATTGTCGTATTGTATTTTATCTCTTTTAAAACTTTGTTTATAGACTTCATATACCCCACGCAAATTATCAACAGTTTCAGTTTCAAGATACATGAGATGGCCTTTTAATGTATCGTGGAATTCTTGTATTCTTCGATATTGCTCGTCATGCTGTTTTTGCAGTGTCTCCAGATTTTCTTTCTTAGTTTGTCTTTGCTGTCGAAGCTGAGTAATTTTTGCGTCATAGTCGGACATCAGTTTACTAACTTTAAGCTTGTATGAAAACTTGACAACATCCGACAATGGGCATATTCCAGTGCAGTCCCTAAGATTATGATAATATTACTTAACTTCTTAAATGTTCATTCATAGACAACTGAATGTTTaaatctatctgtctgtctgtctgtctgtctgtctgtctgtctgtctgtctgtctgtctgtctgtctgtctgtctgtctgtctgtctgtctgtctgtctgtctgtctgtctgtctgtccgtccgtccgtccgtccgtccgtccgtccgtccgtctgtctgtctgtctgtctgtctctgtctgtctgtctctctctctctctctcactctgactctctctctctctctctctctctctctctctctctctctctctctctctctctctctctctctctctctgtgtctctctctgtctctctgtctctctctctctctgtcagtctctgtctctgtctctgtctctctctctgtctctgtctctctctctctcttctctgtctctctctctgtctctctctctgtctctctctctgtcctCGCTCGCTtggcgcgcgcgcgcgcgcgcgagcGTCGCGCGTCGCGCGCGCGCGCTCGCGCGcgagcgcgcgcgcgcgcgcgcgcgcgcgcgcgggCGCGCGCGAGCGCGGCgctcgcgcgcgcgcgcgcgcgcgcgcgcgcgcgcgcgcgcgcgcgcgcgcgcgagcgagcgagcgagcgagcgagcgagcgagcgagcgagccagccagccagccagccagccagccagccagccagccagccagccagcagccaggccagccagccagccagccagccagccagccagccagccagccagccagccagccagccatccagccagcgagcgagcgagcgagcgagctgagcgagcgagcgagctagcgagcgagcgagcgcgcGCGCGCGCGAGCGCGCGAGCGCGAGGGAGCTGAGCGAGGGAGCTAGGAGGAGCGAGGCGCGAgacgagcgagcgagcgagcgagcgagcgagcgagcgagcgaggagcgacgagcgagcgagcgagcgagcgagcgaagcGACGAGCGAAGGGAGCGACGCGATCgacgagcgagcgagcgagcgagcgagcgaggagcgagcgacgagcgagcgagcgagggaGCGAGCGAGCAATGCGAgagagctagcgagcgagcgagcgagcgagcgagcgagcgtagcgagcgagcgagagagcTAGCTAGCgagagagcgagagagcgagTGAGGAGCTATCGAGCAtatagcgagcgagcgagcgatcgaGCTATCTAGCAGGAGAGAAGCGAGCGAGCATCGAGCGATCGAGATAGCTATGAGCTATGCTAGCGAGCGAgcatctatctatcgatctatctatctatctatctagctatctatctatcgagctatcgatctatctatctatcatctatctatctgATCTATCtagctagctatctatctatttatcatCTATTGCGttccatttgggtcgaaagtcaacaagacctactaggtaaaaagagaaatatacttcgacgtacaatatgtagatctacgtcgaagtacattttttgtacttcgacgaaCGAAATTGTACTACGACGTACAgttttaccgacccttgagtgttagccaatcagaagacgccttacatctgttgcttttagagatatttgacattgaacattatcattattattattattattattattatctataccaaattatgcggctatcgaccgctaactcatagatattgtgtgtatttattcaactggcgtggcggaattaacctcttcttcaaattggtatataatagatttcaatgcattaaatacttgaaacttctttttttcaattttgatatttttattaattgtgtCCTCAATTAAGAaagaaatattaaacatttaatttgaataaatctgaaggaaaagtgGCTCAaaagacgagtgttttgattggctattcagaaaatgtgtacgtcgaagtacaaaaatgtacgtcaaagtacaaattGAACGTCGACGTAcgaatatatacttcgaagtgtatttcatatttgtacgtcgaagtacaatttttgtacttcgacgtacatattgtacgtcgaagttCATTTCTCTTTTACCTAATAGGTCTTGTTGACtgtcgacccaaatggtacgccatatcGTTCTATATATATAATCCATCTACCCCTATCTATTCCCTCCCCCTTCTCCCTCTCCGTCTCCCCTTCCCCCCTCTCCCTTTCATATTATCTCGTAGATctctatatttatttattcattattttatttattattttataaaagaaacatgtattttatgtaatatttatatgaGAATTTATTACATATTCAGCATATATTCATATGGATTCttatccatttaaaaaaaaagcatttacctGTGATTTTCAGACACACAAGTGGAGCAGCAAAGTTTGAAATGATCCGGGCAAAACACATCGATCttcttttcattgtgttcatAGCATAGCTCGAAAGGTATCACTTTCGGCCACTCCGAAACATTGGTCCTATCCAAAGCACGATGTTTCTTGAACAGCTCGTTGTGCTTAGCCTCGCACTTCACGCAAAAGAATTTTGAACATTTGCAACAATAGTACTGAGCCTTTATGTAGTCGCCATCTTCTTCACATGCAGAACAACAGAAATCCGGTAGCGGTTCTGATCCTTTATTGAGAGAAAGCGACGAAATGGACGCCATTTGTCCCTTTGTATGCTCCGTGGGTCAGTAAGtgtaaatgaatttaaataatgTTCTATAAATCGTTCGGTCAGTAAGTAAAGAATTTCACTCAAATCGACCAAATACAACTAAAATAGTACTATTCATTGTCCCACCTTACGTATAACTGCTAACAATTCCAAAGTGGTGAAAGTtcttttttcaaaagttgttatcGATTTGAACTATTGAAGTTCATGCGATAAGATATACACCATGAACCCTTTTATAATTTATGATAAGAATATTTCATGAGACACACTTTTAGATTAAAGGTATATCCAATCTTATTGAAGATATTTTGTTTGTAGTGC
Encoded proteins:
- the LOC127873339 gene encoding uncharacterized protein LOC127873339 translates to MASISSLSLNKGSEPLPDFCCSACEEDGDYIKAQYYCCKCSKFFCVKCEAKHNELFKKHRALDRTNVSEWPKVIPFELCYEHNEKKIDVFCPDHFKLCCSTCVSENHRDCTGICPLSDVVKFSYKLKVSKLMSDYDAKITQLRQQRQTKKENLETLQKQHDEQYRRIQEFHDTLKGHLMYLETETVDNLRGVYEVYKQSFKRDKIQYDNAIEELKSLREVLGEITSLNDMQAFITQLHGLNKLSKIEQHMKLLENDPNVKLLYLPNNDLLNSVNKMSDLGSVRVKELKNVRIASDENMCDITGVCELKGLILLADANNKKVKVLNMKYQVISHLDLNSEPSDICNIDTGTAAVAMNQSDTHEVRFISMKEMKIETTKALPFNHFCQGLIYFQNHLYISSGTAIYQYTMHGQMVSKIHDSGMENREFKYAMRPNGTQVLVVNRSTGSMSYINLDGVKKNATQSFHRYAQRPSAIHFTRSGKLLICDEKFNTVLEFEPRLITLATCSDGVDFPRCVYYCNGNDNIIVGQRKDTLLIMKILTFFPNDCSYP